The Mangifera indica cultivar Alphonso unplaced genomic scaffold, CATAS_Mindica_2.1 Un_0053, whole genome shotgun sequence genome includes the window aaaattaagttaaagaagaaattattaatttttaaaagtaagatagaaaaatagaaataattgttttaaataaaatttttatttctaacggtcacagtaaaatttaataaatatatgaatatttgagtttttgaaatttaacgGACAAAAGTTTGCCAACTCgctaaattttgggtgggaataagttatttggcgaaaaaaagaaaagtccaAAACGCATGCAATTAAGAAagtaaaaggccaaacgactatttcccacccaaggttcgatgtattctcaaaagtcctccctttaactatggaaataccaaatatccacctatagccggttagatttaaccaaaccctaaagcCTGAAAAtattatctccttttgcccccctaaactttaaaaactgaaattttccccctgcctaagttttaaaaaattgcagtttcaccctagagtttggttttgaaatctccggcgacctctccgacTCCGTTGCTTgtggccgctccctcccgaagcaacctctccttccgacgatctctttcctcccatttggaggtccgatcggcgcccggagacgccgtgggagacgaagaacttcgtcaggaagacgaagttcttcatcttcccagacgaagccgacgccgtcgtcttcgtctgggaagacggtcgtcttcccagaggttttcttctgggaagacgatcgtctttccagacgaagaacttcgtcttcccgacgaagttctttgtctcccacggcgtctccggacgtcgatcggacctccaaatgggaggaaagagatcgccggaaggagaggttgcttcgggagggagcggctgtcggcaacggagccggagaggtcgccagagatttcaaaaccaagccctagggtgaaactgtgattttttaaaacttagggtgggggaaaattttagtttttaaagtttagggggacaaaattagattctattttagtttatttttaatattatagcaaaaatgacgattttacccctaccaccgttagggtttggttaaatctaaccggccatgggtgggtatttggtgtttccatagttaaaggggggacttttgagaaaacgctaaaccttgggtaggaaatagtcgtttggccaaagtAAAATAGTAAAAAGATTATTCACAGTCATGAATATGGAACATGAAGTACTGAAAGTTTCTGTCTAAATGCATTAATGGCTTTCAACATTACTGAGTTGTTAAAGCAAGcttgtttaataaaatacacctgttaataaaatatattcaaacagttattttttatctgaattttGATGAAggaataatttttcatttttaagttgaaaaactctattTTTTACcttgtattaaatttattaataaaataggttaatattttataaaatggatgaaaagataaaaatgctCATTGTCTTTATGGAAGCTACATTGTAGTTTGTTCGCCAAAATAATCAGAAGTTGGAAACAAGGTAGATCGATGAGTGTCGAAAAGCCACCAACATAGGGTTGGatattaaagaataattttagaAAGCCATCAAAAAAACATCTAAAATAGAAGAATAACATCAATTTAGGAGAACTACGTTGGAAAATCATCAAACCAATAACGGAAGTTGGAAACACCATAAAGTGATGTTAGAACTAAGATAATAATGTAGGAAGGTCATTAAAACAGTGTTAAAAATTAGAGGATAATGTTAGAAAAccatcaaaaatataaatacaatgtcaaaaataagataacaacatcataaaaaaaagaacaatattgAAAATAGGAGAATAGTTGTGACACAGAACTCTCGAGTCTAGAAGTTATCTCTCCCACCTATGTTAACTCAATCAATGTGTTTTTTAGTGGccaaagaatgaaaaaagaagaaagaaatgaggacgaaaaatatatatataaaatgttaagatGAAAAGGGGCTAAAACCGAAACAGTTGGGGGGTATTTGAAACGCAAAGATTTGTTGATAgtattgaaaaagaaaggaaaattaatCACGTGTATTATaagtaacaaaaataataatggaCTTGTAAAAGACACATGAAGATTTTTATTGGGTGTTCGGTTTAAGGgggttaaaaattattttgataatttatcttttattatttatattattttatttgatatcaaaataattttaattttattataactataattttatttataatttttaaggttaaaaaaattttatttttacttaatataacaaataataataaaaacattttaaaataattatactcaagagtatttaagtaaaataatatattaatattttattattacttttaatcaaatataataattatttatatttattaatttttatcaaatataataataatttatatttaataattaataaaataattttttaatttttataataaaatatcctCCAATCCATGCGGCTTTTTAAGATTTGCAAACCATCAAAAGCGGCTAACTGAAACTAACCCATGTTACTATTTGTACAGATATAAAGCTACTTTACAGTCTACTACAGCGAAAACAAAGTCACCAACTTTGTTGTGTTCCCTGAGCTGTCTTGATAATAACCCTATAAAAACCCACCAGCCAGAGCTTCACGCATTCAACTTTGCACAAACTTGTGAGGATAAAGGGAGAATGGCTGTGGCACCAAAAATGGTGGTAGGGGTGGCTCTAGGGCTGGCATGGGCCATGGTGATGATTCCTGAGGTGGCTGCAACCAGGTGGCAAGTGGGAGCTAACCGGGGCTGGACTACTAATGTGAGCTACACAATTTGGGCTCAGGACAAGCTCTTTATCAATGGAGATTGGCTCTGTATGCTCTCGCTTTCTTTATCTTCTTGCAGTTTTTAGTCCTGGTTCTTTGCATGGAGTTACTTTTAGATCCGTTGTTTATCTTTGTATAGCTGCATTACATTCTTTAATTTTAGCTTTTCTATGAATGAATTGTTTAAAGATCTGTTTTTAACCCATTGTAGCTTCTCTACTTTCTCTTTTGATATATATGTCTTTATGGGGAGCTGAGTAGCTCATGTTCttcgttaattttaatctatttttggtttttttgaagCTGTAAAGAGTTGGATCTGGAAATTGGTTGTGCTGAAAATGAGTAGTTTGTTTGAGAATATGtgctttttctttattttgtgttatttattttcagCTTTGTTAGCTTCAATGAGCAGCCCTGTTTGGCTGCTGAGAAAAAGAATTTTTGCTTGTTGACTAAGATGAGCTCTATTCAAGTGTGCTGGAAACTAATTGAATAGAAgtgctttttatttttgatctctccattgatttttttattttatattaattctcCTGGATTACCcagatttgaattttttctttattccttTTCTCCGCTGATGAAATCCCCCCTCTTTGTTGAACTTTCTTCAATTTTCTGATCTGGCTAGTCGAAATCACAAAGTTTCCCTTTTCAGCCTTTTAGTTGAAAAGGATATTTcacctttttgttgttttcttgttaGTTACATTCTTGCCTTTCTGATCTATGTTTCTGGTTTTTGCTGCTGGTTAATTGATCATGGCAATTCGATTAGTCTCCGAGTAGCAACTCTGCGAACCCCATTTTCAGGCCTAATCGGTTAGTTGATTACATAGGCGAACCATCTTCTTTCTTCGATAACCAGAGGTGCAACTAGCAGTGTCAAAAACCCGTTTTCAGCATTTTCAGCAGCAACCAGTCCATTAGGCCTCAACCTTAATCACCTCAGCAGATAACAGAAATGCAATTTAAGCAAGCACAGATTTCTTATATGAACCCATTGGCCTTAGGTTGAGTAACATCTTTTATGATCGAACTGAATGCGATAATTTTGAAGGTTAACACATCATTTTGATTGAATCTTTGATATGATTGAGTTAATTTGACACATTATTGGTACTTCTGAACCATTTTTGCTGCTTGGTAACTCTTGTTTGTCCTCAGTTTTTGTGTATGACAGGAACCAGATGAATGTGCTAGAGGTGAACAAGACAGACTACGAATCGTGCAACTCTGATTATCCACTTCACAATTGGAGTACCGGAGCAGGGAGGGACGTGGTTCCACTTAATGTGACGCGTAATTACTACTTCGTTAGTGGCAAGGGCTTCTGCTATGGTGGTATGAAGTTAGCCGTCCATGTGATAAACCCGCCTCCTCCTCCGGTCGCTTCCCCGGTCAAAAGCAGCTCTCCATCACTCTACCAATGCAACATTGTCTTAACATCTCTTTTTGCCGTTGGCGCCCTGTGGGACACCCTCATCCGATTCCGGTAACCAGTACAAGCTAGTAATATCTATCAGGATACCAGATTCTACATTCCTTAACCAATTTGTGAAAGATTACCTCTAGAAATGCTGTGGTGGTTGTTGCTGTGAATGTTGAGAAAAGACACTTgaagatttgattttatttattggagGATTTGTCTGCATAATTATGCAAATGTTTTCTGCTCTTTTGAGTTGTTTTGGGCCACATGCACCATGTTTTAATGCTGTAAAATATAGCCATTGATTCAGACAGATCGTCCCTGTCTTTGTTTACTTTACACTCTGGAGAGACATAGCATGCCTTTGTTTAGGTGAAATTGCAGAGATTCctgttgaaattttaaatactgATACCACACTGAGAGAGACttcatccaaaattttcaatgcaGGTGGGTATCCTATTAAGGGTGGTGGATATGAATCTAATCGAGTTTTAATACTCCCTtactcaatttcaaattaaataaagaatagtttagatatttttaatttaaaattaaattctgttTAATAAACTAGTGGTGTAAAgctaaatattaaatataccatccaaaaattaaaaaaaaaagataataataaaaatgattgttttacaaATTAGGTCTAAATAggattcttgaaaaaaaaatttaaaaacttacgaagattttttaaaacactAACGTTGATACCTCTTCTTCACTATTATCATGTCCTCATCTTGTCACccataaagtttaaaatattataataaaacccTTCCAGATTGAACTATGAACATTTTTTCAAggatttaaattagttttttaaaattctgaagggcacatatatattttctcctttttgttaaaaaaattatcctagtcaacttatatattttgaataaattatcaaactaaactattttattcaagttatGTATTTTGAAAAGGTTGTTATAGTCTATATATGTTGTAATATGACTTTCCACTCATATTTTGTTCtatttagggttagattcgagctaagctgaactcaaactcatttgaatttgagctcAGTTTAGTTTGTATATAGTAGAGctagagtttgagtttgaactcataAAAACTAAGCTCAAACTTGGTTTGACTCATTTCGAACTCAGCTTGACTCGTTTCGAACTCAGGCTTTTAACTAtcttgttattaaaacgacatcgttttaatatatattagtcaaaacaacatcattttgtatcaaaatttttaattcacaaatttaATGAGTAGCTTGAGCTTGAAGATGTTGGCTCAAGCGAGTTTGTATAAGTTGACTTATTTCAAACTCGTTCGAGCGGAGTTTAAGCTCGAGTTTCaataaattcgattcgaatttagcttagttctatttaatttttttggggtgtcatataattattaaaactattaaaggacatattaaaattttaaaaattttccgAACACCTCGGACTTTTTGGTTCCCAAAAGCCTTCAAAAATACATTAATAcctctaatattaaaaaaaatacagtttacctttaaatatacaattacatGTTATTGacaatttatctaatttttattaattttgagttatatgataatttagaaaaaataaaactatagagATAGATTAATACTATATACACATCTTTTGGGTATATAactaatgtatcatcatgtgattgactattattttatttttaatttaaaatatttaattatataataacatattaaatatatattcaaaaatatatacacataattttattaataaagataaaagataatttcaattttttgtgttgctaatttttttcgttaacaaatttttatct containing:
- the LOC123206905 gene encoding lamin-like protein, giving the protein MAVAPKMVVGVALGLAWAMVMIPEVAATRWQVGANRGWTTNVSYTIWAQDKLFINGDWLFFVYDRNQMNVLEVNKTDYESCNSDYPLHNWSTGAGRDVVPLNVTRNYYFVSGKGFCYGGMKLAVHVINPPPPPVASPVKSSSPSLYQCNIVLTSLFAVGALWDTLIRFR